A stretch of Candidatus Neomarinimicrobiota bacterium DNA encodes these proteins:
- a CDS encoding sensor histidine kinase, translating into MKLSPKVIMLVLGVLVVSMSLLSIPLYWYSRVALEEELGDQLKRINRIMATTLDQELISMLAVEPGLVSVRQQLEASLSQLAVPGIEGLTLYNQDGTILAQDRRLKQNIAELSPALPTLLSLKNDAEPVVSEIYKLGQDKYVKAAAIPIRTNQGSQVILVVWVGANYMAVINQMAGSLLWIMLASFLIATAMTLVFSRSLIKPVRALSGYARSIQTNINSEPVELHRSDEFGDLNQSLIDMHRDIQKQEESARQLLAGIAHEIKNPLGGMEIYSGLLSEALAQLPPEAKFEAYKSYLEKITEELQHLKRIVQEYLDYARPLKSVIETLSIREIYTDITQILQPELTALKQTIHLDGDADIQADRSKLHRVFLNLIRNGLEASGKNSQTMIQIHDSPSTLGIDFIDTGTGIPKADRERIFEPYFSTRDRGFGLGLSIVQSIVGELGGTIVVQKSDAEGTVFRMNLPRKGTK; encoded by the coding sequence ATGAAATTAAGTCCAAAAGTCATCATGCTGGTACTGGGTGTCCTGGTGGTCTCAATGAGCCTGCTTTCCATCCCCCTCTATTGGTATTCCCGAGTCGCTCTGGAAGAAGAATTGGGTGATCAACTTAAACGGATCAATCGAATTATGGCAACCACTCTGGATCAGGAGCTCATCAGCATGTTAGCCGTGGAACCTGGCTTGGTAAGTGTTCGACAACAACTTGAAGCCTCCCTCTCTCAATTAGCAGTGCCTGGTATTGAAGGCTTGACTCTCTATAACCAGGATGGGACCATTCTGGCCCAGGATAGACGACTGAAACAAAATATTGCTGAACTGTCTCCAGCTTTGCCAACTCTGCTTTCCCTCAAAAATGATGCAGAACCCGTGGTCTCAGAGATATATAAATTGGGTCAGGACAAATATGTAAAGGCAGCAGCTATTCCTATCAGAACCAACCAGGGATCACAGGTGATTCTGGTGGTCTGGGTCGGTGCCAATTATATGGCAGTCATCAATCAGATGGCTGGCAGCCTGTTGTGGATCATGTTGGCTTCTTTTCTTATCGCCACTGCCATGACCCTGGTCTTTTCTCGATCGCTGATCAAACCGGTGCGGGCCCTCTCAGGCTATGCCAGATCTATTCAGACGAATATTAATTCTGAGCCGGTGGAACTTCATCGATCTGATGAGTTTGGGGACCTCAATCAATCCCTGATTGACATGCATCGGGATATCCAGAAGCAGGAAGAAAGCGCGAGACAACTCCTGGCCGGTATTGCCCATGAAATCAAAAATCCCCTGGGTGGTATGGAAATTTATAGCGGTCTTCTCAGTGAAGCGTTGGCCCAATTACCCCCAGAAGCAAAGTTTGAAGCATACAAATCCTATCTGGAAAAAATCACTGAAGAACTCCAGCATTTGAAGCGCATTGTTCAGGAATATCTGGATTATGCCAGACCCTTGAAGAGTGTCATTGAAACCCTGTCAATCAGAGAAATCTATACGGATATCACCCAGATTCTGCAACCTGAACTCACAGCACTTAAGCAGACGATTCATCTGGATGGTGATGCTGACATCCAGGCTGATCGCTCCAAGCTGCATCGAGTGTTTCTGAATCTCATCAGGAATGGCCTGGAGGCATCTGGAAAAAACAGCCAGACCATGATTCAGATTCATGACAGTCCCAGTACCCTGGGAATCGATTTTATTGATACTGGAACCGGTATTCCCAAAGCGGACCGAGAGCGCATATTTGAACCCTATTTTTCTACTCGAGATCGTGGCTTTGGACTGGGCTTATCCATCGTCCAGAGCATCGTGGGGGAATTGGGTGGCACAATAGTTGTCCAAAAGAGTGATGCAGAGGGCACCGTTTTTAGAATGAATCTCCCTCGGAAGGGTACGAAATAG
- a CDS encoding P-II family nitrogen regulator, with the protein MKLIIAIIQPEELPDIKEELLKRQIYKFTVTNAKGQGKEIPVTEVYRGISHEITLLNKVRLEIAVNDEFVDAVIEAITTVANNHDELGRGKIFVLPIEQVIRIRTGETGPDAIG; encoded by the coding sequence ATGAAACTAATTATTGCTATTATTCAGCCAGAAGAACTTCCAGACATCAAGGAAGAGCTTCTCAAAAGACAGATATATAAGTTTACTGTCACCAACGCCAAAGGACAGGGTAAGGAAATTCCAGTGACAGAGGTATATCGTGGGATTTCCCATGAAATAACCCTGCTTAACAAAGTCCGTTTGGAAATTGCCGTCAATGATGAATTTGTTGATGCGGTAATAGAAGCCATTACCACTGTGGCTAACAACCATGATGAATTGGGTCGGGGAAAAATATTTGTACTCCCCATTGAACAGGTCATCCGCATCAGAACGGGGGAAACCGGTCCTGATGCCATTGGCTAA